From Parus major isolate Abel chromosome 1A, Parus_major1.1, whole genome shotgun sequence, the proteins below share one genomic window:
- the LOC107204199 gene encoding LOW QUALITY PROTEIN: uncharacterized protein LOC107204199 (The sequence of the model RefSeq protein was modified relative to this genomic sequence to represent the inferred CDS: substituted 3 bases at 3 genomic stop codons), producing the protein MLTAVHTEGEISEEIINQVFPGVWASNVPGRAKNALPILIKLKEGRQPVRIKQYPLKREDREGISPIIEDLLQLGLLKEYPSEFNTPILPVRKPDGSYQIVQDLRAVNKITEVLYPVVANSFTLLTYLTPELTWFTVLDLKDAFFCLPIHEDSQKIFAFEWENPKSGRKSQLTWTVLPQRFKNSPTLFGEQLAKDLESXEAPPEEGKILQYVDDILIATRTKEACIAXTVSLLNFLGLQGYRISKKKAQVVKPKVIYLGYEISAGQRTLGQDRKETICQTPKPQTVKELRTFLGMTGWCRLWIHSYGLLVKPLYALITSGNRNLQWTKEATQAFHQLKNALMSAPALGLPDVSKLFFLFSHEKXGIALGILAQDLGPYRRAVTYFSKQQDATAKGWPGCLRAVVAVVLNIQEARKFTLGQKMTVLVSHTVSAVLEVKGGHWLSPQRFLKYQAIMVEQDDVEIVVTNIINPASFLRKSRGAGAP; encoded by the coding sequence ATGTTGACAGCCGTCCACACAGAGGGAGAAATtagtgaagaaataataaatcaagTATTTCCTGGAGTGTGGGCCTCCAATGTACCAGGGAGAGCGAAAAATGCACTCCCAATATTAATCAAACTCAAGGAAGGAAGACAACCAGTTAGAATTAAACAGTATCCCCTGAAGAGGGAAGATAGGGAAGGAATTAGTCCCATAATTGAAGACCTTTTGCAGTTAGGCTTGTTAAAAGAGTACCCATCTGAGTTCAATACTCCCATTTTGCCAGTCCGGAAACCTGATGGGTCATACCAGATAGTACAAGATCTAAGGGCTGTTAACAAAATAACTGAGGTTCTCTATCCTGTAGTTGCAAACTCATTCACTCTGCTAACATACCTGACACCCGAGCTAACTTGGTTTACTGTTTTAGACTTGAAAGATGCCTTCTTTTGCCTCCCTATCCATGAGGACAGCCAGaaaatttttgcatttgaatgggaaaaccccaaaagtgGGCGCAAATCCCAGCTCACCTGGACTGTGTTGCCTCAAAGATTTAAAAACTCTCCTACTCTGTTTGGAGAGCAACTTGCCAAGGATCTGGAATCCTAGGAAGCTCCCCCAGAAGAAGGAAAGATATTGCAGTACGTAGATGACATCCTCATAGCCACCCGGACAAAAGAGGCATGCATAGCCTAAACTGTAAGCCTGCTAAACTTTCTGGGACTTCAGGGATACAGAATATCAAAGAAAAAGGCCCAAGTAGTGAAGCCAAAAGTAATTTATCTGGGTTATGAGATCAGTGCTGGACAGCGGACTCTAGGGCAAGATCGCAAAGAAACGATAtgccaaaccccaaaacctcaaaCAGTGAAGGAGCTGCGAACATTCTTAGGAATGACAGGATGGTGCAGACTATGGATACACAGCTACGGGTTGCTTGTGAAACCTCTGTATGCACTCATTACAAGCGGGAACAGAAACCTCCAGTGGACAAAAGAGGCCACTCAAGCCTTCCACCAGCTGAAGAATGCCCTCATGTCGGCCCCAGCGCTTGGACTCCCGGATGTAAGTAAactgttctttctgttttcccatgAGAAGTAAGGAATTGCCCTGGGAATACTGGCCCAGGACTTAGGTCCGTACCGAAGAGCAGTTACTTACTTCTCCAAACAACAAGATGCAACAGCCAAGGGATGGCCAGGATGCCTTAGAGCTGTTGTTGCAGTGGTGCTAAATATTCAAGAAGCACGTAAATTCACCCTGGGCCAGAAAATGACTGTATTGGTGTCTCACACAGTGTCTGCAGTCCTGGAAGTAAAGGGCGGGCACTGGCTTTCCCCACAAAGGTTCCTGAAATACCAAGCCATCATGGTAGAACAAGATGATGTAGAGATAGTTGTAACTAACATTATCAACCCAGCTTCTTTTCTCAGGAAATCAAGGGGAGCCGGTGCACCATGA